AAAAGTTCCTACTCTCTCCTATATGGAGCTTACTTTTTATCAAGAAGAGCTAACAGAGCTTCAATTTCAGGGAACTCTCCAGAGACTTTCTCGCCTTTCATTACCTTTAATACCTTCTCTGAAAGCTCTTTTCCAAGAGATACTCCCTCTTGGTCAAAAGGATTTATGCCCCAGCAGAACCCTTGAAATACAGTTTTATGTTCATAATAGGCAAGAAGGCCTCCTAAAACATAAGGCGTAAGCTTTTCTGTAATCAGCAAAGAAGAAGGGCGGTTTCCATCAAAATTCCTATTAGGATTTTCACTAGAGCGTCCTTTAGCTAAAGCTATAGCTTGTGCAATCATATTTGCTAAGAGTTTCTGAGAAGAACTACTTCCCATTACAGTAATATCACAATTCCTTTGACTCTTTAAAAACCCGAGAAATTCAACAGGCACTATATCTGAGCCCTGATGCAAACATTGAAAGAAGGAATGCTGGCAATTTGTTCCTGGCTCTCCCCAAACTACAGGACTTGTAGCAAATCCTACTCTCTCTCCCTTGGTTGTGATACTTTTCCCATTAGACTCCATAATGCATTGCTGCAGATGCGCAGGGAAATACTCTAAACCATAGGCGTAGGGAATCACTGCAACTGTAGGATACCGCAAGAAATTTCGATTCCAAATACCGATCATTGCCGAAAGCATGGGTAAATTCTCAAGAAGACGGGGCTGTAAAGCTGCGCGATCCATAGCTGCCGCGCCCTGAAGGACTTGAAGAAACACTTCAAAGCCAAAAGCAAATCCTAAGACAACCCCTCCTACCATAGAAGTTGAAGAATACCTTCCCCCTATGCTCTCCCATATGTGAAACACTTCAAGGTACTTATCAGAATCATCTAAAGCACTGCCAGCACAGGTAACAGAAACAAAATGCTCCTTAAAAGGCAGCCCTTTCTGAGCAAAATACTCCGCAAGGAACTCTTCGTTCACTTTGGTTTCCAAAGTCGTTCCTGATTTCGAAACCGTCACAACTAAAGTTTTCTTACAATCTATAGATTGCAGTACCTCTGTAGCATTATCTGGGTCAATGTTGGATACAAAATGTACGTGCTTATCCGAAGGACAATACCCTTTTAACGCCCAATACAGCGCCTTAGGACCGAGCTCAGACCCTCCTATGCCAATTTGGATAATTGTAGAAAACTTCTCTCTAGCCTTTTCTAGAAAACTCTGTAACCGTTGTGCTTCTATCCGAGACTTCACAGCAGTTTCCTCGGCAATTCCAGTTAACGAAGTTTCTAAAACCCAGGCCCGTGTCGCTGTATGTAACGCGGGAAGAGACTCACTAGGATACCCTTCAATATAATTAACAATGCCTCCCTGCTGCATCGACTCCATAGATTCATGCAACCCACGCTCTTCAGCTAAAGAGGTCAGTGCAGCCAATACCGCATGATCCAATCTTTCTGTAGCAAAGCTAAAAAGAAAACCCTCCGACTCTAAAGAAAACTGCCGTATTCTTTCATCCGAAAGCACCCCTGGAGCAGTTAAATCCAGAGGAGACAAGGATAATGTCTGCAATATGCTTGTCGAAGTACATTCCAAAAAGCTTTTTCTACTCATCTTTTAACCCCTCATTATAGATGGAAAAATACGCATCACGTATATTAAAAAAAAGCCCTTTGAATACAGGTAGCATGGAAAACTTTATGCCCCATGTGCAGTTTAGCAACGACATCTTAGAAAAATTTTCCCTTTTCCTTTCTGTAGACCGAGGTCTCTGTCAGCAAACAATTCTAGCCTATTCTCAAGACATTTCTTTATTTCTCTTGTTAAACAAAATACTATCTACTGAAGAGATTTCTCAAAATAGTGTTTGTTATTTTGTAGAAAAATTACATGAGCGTAACGAAGCCGAGGCTACGCTAGCACGACGTTTGATTGCTTTAAAAGTCTTTTTTATTTTTCTTAAAGACGCCCAGTTGCTTAAACATCCGCCAATCATAGAACACCCAAAAATTTGGAAACGTCTTCCTACAGTTCTCTCCCCACAAGAAGTAGAACAGCTGCTCCTTACGCCAAAACGAGCTAAACATCTCTCTCCACTCATAGTTGCCCGAGATACAGCAATCCTCTATACCCTATACTCTACAGGCATTCGCGTATCTGAACTGTGTGACCTAGAAATTGGAGATGTCAATGATGAATTTATCCGAGTAACAGGAAAAGGCTCAAAAACCCGCCTTGTCCCTCTAGGATCTTTAGCTAGAGACGCTATAGATGCCTACCTCTCTCCTTTCCGAGATCTCATGCGCCAGAAAAGCCCCAAGGAAGAACACCTTTTCCTCTCTTTTCGTGGAAAAAAACTTGAGCGCTCTTGCATTTGGCGACGCATTCACGAATACGCCAAACAAATCACCTCTAAGCCAGTCTCTCCGCATTCCTTAAGACACGCCTTTGCTACCCATCTTTTGAATAACAAAGCTGATCTTAGAGTCATACAAGAAATGCTAGGGCATTCTAGAATTTCCTCTACGGAAATCTATACCCATGTGGCTTCTGATGCCTTAATCGAAAAATTTCACACCTTTCATCCAAGGTTAGACTAGTCGCACTGATAAAAGAACGTCCCATCTTCGAAACGGGTATAGCATTCTTCTTCCTGCCCGGTATTTTTTGATCCAAAGGTATCTGGATAATAGTAGCTATACGAGTATGGATAATAAAAACTGTAGGGAACGGTGCCACTCTTCTCATCAAACTGAAGACCTACAACAGGAAGCACCTTTGGAGCATGTTTATGTTGTTGGGATAAAATCGCTTCTGCGCCAAAAACAGAAGACACCACCCGAAAACAACACATCATACAAGAAAAGATAGCTAGCATGAGTATTCTTTTCATAAAATCCCCAAAAAAATCTAAAACCTTAGATTTTATTTTACTATGAGCAAGAATTTTTATGCCTAGCTATGGAAAATACATAAAATGCCCAGGATAGGACTTGAACCTACATGCCCGAAAGCACTGGATCCTAAATCCAGCGTGTCTACCAATTTCACCACCTGGGCAAACACATTCAATAAACTGTGAACCTATTATTCTTCTCTCACAACGTTTTTTGCAAATAAAAAGCGCTCCCCCCTAGAAACAAAAGAAATCCCCCTATCTCCTTCATAATCAAACTTGCATGAAAAATAGCTTTTAGCTAAGTTCCTCTCTTCTGAGAGCCTTAACTCCAACTCTACTCCGTGAAGTGCTATGAATATTCCTCTGTCTACAGCGGCACCCTCTACCAATGAAGCGTTAAAAGAAGAGATAGTCTCTGCAAACGCCTCCTCAGAAGCGACCTCCTCAGGAACAATAAAAACCTCATCTGGAGATATCCCTGTTTCCATGACGAACTTTGAAGAAACTTCTCCAGTTTCTTCAAACGTTTTAGATGTTGTTTTGCCTCAAATCTTTGCTAATGAACAACTTCGTGCGACTCCTAATTTATTCCAACACAGCCTTATTTTCCTCCCGCCAGAAACTGTAGATCTTGAAATCCAAATATCTGAGCTTATGCAGCTTCTTGATTCTGAGGGGGGAATTGAGGGAGCCTCCACAGAAGAGTCTTTGAAGCATCTAATGAAAGAGCGTGCTCCTCTTAGCCAGTCTGCCTCTCCCTTTCCCAGAGCAACACCTTCAAAACCGTTGGCTTGTTCTACATCCACGAGAATGCAATCTGGGCAAGAGAAAGCTTTTATGCCAAAATCCAAAGACGCATCACCACAAAAAACTTCTTCCCAGCTGCAGCGTTCCATTTCAACTCTGCACGAATCTGCTTCAGAAACTGCTGCTCTATCTCAACAAGCTGCTAAGGAAAGAGAGGCTTCTCATCTTGCTATGCTCCCATCAGCATTCTGCCATGAGAATGAAGATAAGCTCATTTTAACAACAAAAACGCAAGAGTTTTACAATGAAGATCGTGAAGGAGGCGATCAAAGGAGAGAGGGTCGCCCTCAAGATGAGCAGGAAAACCATTCTGACGATGAGAATACGCAAAAAGCTCAAGGCAAAGTAGACAAAGTGAAGCAAGCTCCCTTGCAAACGCTTTCTCTTGCAAGCTTACGATATCAATATGAAACCCGTCCTATGAAGGAGACGGAAAAAGTTGAAAGTTCTGTCTTTAAAAAGAAAGCACAGTCTCCCATGGCATTATTTGGGGAAAGCCCTATGCAATCGCAAACTTATGTTCCTATACAAACCCCAAAAATAGAAAATGTTTTCGTGCGTTTTATGCGTCTGATGGCAAGAATCCTAGGACAAGCAGAAGCAGAGGCTCACGAGCTCTATCTCAGAGTTAAAGAACGTACGGATAATATTGATACATTAACTTTGCTCATTTCAAAAATCAATTCTGAAAAGAAGGACATTGACTGGAACAAAAATGAGGAAATGAAAGCTCTGATAAATCAAGCCCAAAAGCTTGGTGTGAGCTTTTCTTTAGAAAAGGGATATGTCTGGACTATAGAAGAAAAAAAGCTTCTTAAAGAAAATATTCAAATACGCAAAGAAAATATGGAGAAAATTACCCAACTAGAAAGAACAGATATGCAAAGGCATTTACAAGAGGTCTCACAATGTCACCAAGCTCGATCTAATGTGTTAAAACTTCTTAAAGAACTCATGGATACATTTATTTACAATCTGCGCCCGTAATGTCTTATCTTTCCTATTTATTAGAAAAAATTGCCTCTCAGTCTAAGGAAAATTATCCTTTTCCTGAAGATCTTGCCAAGTATTTGGAAGGTTATGTCCCAAATCAAGATATCTCTTTAGACACGTACCAAAAAATTTTCAAAGTCACCTGTGAAGATCTCGAAAGAGTTTATAAGGAAGGCTACAATGCCTACCTAAACAAGCAATATAAAGAGAGCTGTTTAATTTTTCGCTGGCTTGTCTTCTTTAACCCTTTCGTTTCTAAATTTTGGTTTTCTCTTGGAGCAGCTCTTCATATGGATGCGCAGTATCCTCAAGCCCTACATGCTTATGGTG
This genomic stretch from Chlamydia pecorum E58 harbors:
- a CDS encoding glucose-6-phosphate isomerase, yielding MSRKSFLECTSTSILQTLSLSPLDLTAPGVLSDERIRQFSLESEGFLFSFATERLDHAVLAALTSLAEERGLHESMESMQQGGIVNYIEGYPSESLPALHTATRAWVLETSLTGIAEETAVKSRIEAQRLQSFLEKAREKFSTIIQIGIGGSELGPKALYWALKGYCPSDKHVHFVSNIDPDNATEVLQSIDCKKTLVVTVSKSGTTLETKVNEEFLAEYFAQKGLPFKEHFVSVTCAGSALDDSDKYLEVFHIWESIGGRYSSTSMVGGVVLGFAFGFEVFLQVLQGAAAMDRAALQPRLLENLPMLSAMIGIWNRNFLRYPTVAVIPYAYGLEYFPAHLQQCIMESNGKSITTKGERVGFATSPVVWGEPGTNCQHSFFQCLHQGSDIVPVEFLGFLKSQRNCDITVMGSSSSQKLLANMIAQAIALAKGRSSENPNRNFDGNRPSSLLITEKLTPYVLGGLLAYYEHKTVFQGFCWGINPFDQEGVSLGKELSEKVLKVMKGEKVSGEFPEIEALLALLDKK
- a CDS encoding site-specific tyrosine recombinase XerD is translated as MPHVQFSNDILEKFSLFLSVDRGLCQQTILAYSQDISLFLLLNKILSTEEISQNSVCYFVEKLHERNEAEATLARRLIALKVFFIFLKDAQLLKHPPIIEHPKIWKRLPTVLSPQEVEQLLLTPKRAKHLSPLIVARDTAILYTLYSTGIRVSELCDLEIGDVNDEFIRVTGKGSKTRLVPLGSLARDAIDAYLSPFRDLMRQKSPKEEHLFLSFRGKKLERSCIWRRIHEYAKQITSKPVSPHSLRHAFATHLLNNKADLRVIQEMLGHSRISSTEIYTHVASDALIEKFHTFHPRLD
- a CDS encoding SycD/LcrH family type III secretion system chaperone, with product MSYLSYLLEKIASQSKENYPFPEDLAKYLEGYVPNQDISLDTYQKIFKVTCEDLERVYKEGYNAYLNKQYKESCLIFRWLVFFNPFVSKFWFSLGAALHMDAQYPQALHAYGVTALLRDKDPHPHYYAYICYTLMEQTEEADKALEMAWERAQRQPAYHDLKEEILSIRNHSNR